The Triticum dicoccoides isolate Atlit2015 ecotype Zavitan unplaced genomic scaffold, WEW_v2.0 scaffold181663, whole genome shotgun sequence genomic interval ctctctctctctctctcgctcactgCACTTGATCAgcataagaaggaagaagaagaagttcagaGAAGAAAGTGGACATATGAGTTTTCCGGCGCACGAACGCCTCTTTCCTTCCCTCGAGCATGAACTCCATCATGTCATTCTGTTATAACGCCACCGTGCGGTTTTATACCCCGAGCCAGCGCACCGGACACCCACCCACGCCTCCACTCGCACCTCGATCGTGCCCGCTCTATCCTCGCTCTgaccgcgcccgcgccgcgccggaacGCACGCGTCTCGTGGTTAGCCTCAATGGATCGCGCCCGATCGGGCCGCTCGGCACGCCAACAGAACCCACACACACGCACGCCTACGGTGTACAGTTGCACGATCACCCCGTGcaccacacgcacgcacgcacacacgcacacccgcgGTCCAGACGCACCCGATGCGTCCAGTGCGCGCCCATACACGCACCGGTCGCGTCCAGTTCATCGCCGTGGCTTGTTGCCCAATAGTGTTCCCTTTTTTCTTCTGATGAGGAAAAGCAAGCACTGTCATATGTACTTTTTTTCTTGAGCAACACTGTCACATGTGCCGGGCTGGGCGTCAATGGTTGGGTCTTCATTTTTAGGTCATAGGCTCCCCTTCTTCGCCTCGTTCTATCCCTCaatcaaaatttaaaaaaaaaaactCGCCTCTTTCTATTCCCAAGAAGAAAAAAACTCGCATCAATGGTTCGGGTACAGTCGCAACGCCCGACCGGAAGAAAAGGAGCGGCGCCCGTGCATGACGGCGGACATTCTTCacggctccctctccctctccggaTCGGATCTGATTGAGGTCAGCCTTTTTCCTACCATGTATCTCCCAATTTCTTCTATTTTCTCCTCTCGGTGGATTAAACCCTAGCTAGCTGCAGTAGATTTTTATCACACCAAAGTAAACCCTACCAACCACATCAACTTGTTCAGCGAGGGGACTCCAATAGACGATGGATGCCGATGACGAGATTCCTGGACGGTAATATACTTCCATTCGCCTCATCTCTTTGGATTATCCTTTCTGCTGGATGCTCTGTGTTTCTTCTATGTGCTACTGCTACGACAGTTGGTTCAGGAATTTGGCTCcggtttgatttatttattttattgatGTCACTATGTTGGTTTGATGTATGTTGTATGTTTGGTGTTCCAGGGTCCATCCCAAGAAGAAACCACCTATGGATTGAGAGTCGCAGAAACAAGTCCGCACATCGATGCCAGAGGCGGTGTCCAAGGTGCTCGATGACGACAACCTCCTCATCGAGGTCCTCCTCTGTGTTGGCTTCCCCACCACCCTTGTACGTGCTGCTATCGTCTGCAAACGTTGGTATAACCATGCCTCTGACTGCACTTTCCTTTGCCGTTTCCGTAAACGCCACCCACCTTGCCTCCTTGGCTTCTATGTCAACAGAGGGTCCGCATCCTCAGGATTGAGCCCTCCGCTTTTCGTCCATGTCCAGCCCCAACCCCCAGAGCTCACCACCGTCATCTTCCGCGTGGCGAGCCATAGCTTCGGCACCTATGAAAACAGACTATGGATCATGGACTGCCAAAATGGCATTGTCTTCACCAGACATCACGAAGGAGTACTGACACATGGAGTGCACTGCCCTTTGTACCGTAAGAGAGACATGGCCTTCATCCCACCACCCCCACGCGTCCAGGACAGGAATCCCTACATTTTGGTTGCAGTCCTCTCTAAAGAAGAAGGTGACGACCTTTCCTACTTCTGTATGTTGGTGAAGTATGCCACCGAGAAAGGGAAGTTCAAGGTGCACATATATATGTTACAAGATGGCAAATGGTACATACATGCCTCTGTCACAGACCATTTCAATTATCCACGAGTAGGACAAAAACCTGTGCTCATCAACAATAAAATCTATATGGTGTCCTCCTTGAGTGGAGAAATTACTGTCTTGGATTTGACAGCCTTAACTTTTTCCACAATTCAGCCCCCACAAGGAGTGGAGTCTCACTATTTTAGCACCATCTTCTCACAGGCCAATGATCCTTCCGGTGTATATCTCATCCATGACCATGCCGAGGAGTTTCAACTTCGCATATGGCTCCACAAGGAGGACAGCTGGTTGCTGGTGGATACCATTTGCTTGCACGACATGCGTGCTGTTTTGGGGATGTCAGATCACTGCATAGAGGAGAAGGATATTGGTACGGTGAAGATAATCGTGGTGGGAGAGAATGCATAATTTGTATTGTTAGATATGGATCAATGAATATTCTACTTGGATATGAAGTGCAGGACATGGTGTAAAGTCTATGAGTTGGCAGTAAATGATCCATATTACCGTGGTATCTATCCTTTCATGATGATCTGGCCTCCAACATTCCCAGCCCTCAAGGGAGATCCTGCAAGGATTTCGTTTTGACCTTCAGGGGGTCTATATAGTGAACTTATCGAGGTTACAATCGTTATAGTG includes:
- the LOC119344712 gene encoding uncharacterized protein LOC119344712 translates to MPEAVSKVLDDDNLLIEVLLCVGFPTTLVRAAIVCKRWYNHASDCTFLCRFRKRHPPCLLGFYVNRGSASSGLSPPLFVHVQPQPPELTTVIFRVASHSFGTYENRLWIMDCQNGIVFTRHHEGVLTHGVHCPLYRKRDMAFIPPPPRVQDRNPYILVAVLSKEEGDDLSYFCMLVKYATEKGKFKVHIYMLQDGKWYIHASVTDHFNYPRVGQKPVLINNKIYMVSSLSGEITVLDLTALTFSTIQPPQGVESHYFSTIFSQANDPSGVYLIHDHAEEFQLRIWLHKEDSWLLVDTICLHDMRAVLGMSDHCIEEKDIGTVKIIVVGENA